From the Acidobacteriota bacterium genome, the window ACGGATGATTCCGGCGCCGTGGTGCCCGGCGCGAACGTGGTGGCGACCAACACCCAGACCGGCGCCTCGCGCGCCGCCGTCACCGACACCGCGGGACGCTATCGCCTGCCGGGCTTGCAAGTGGGCGAATATAGAGTGGACGCCTCCTTCGCCGGCTTCAAGACCGTTACGCGCAGCGGCATCACCTTGGTCATCGGCCAGGACGCGGTGGTGGACATCGCCCTGCAAGTGGGCGCGGTTACCGAGATGGTGGAAGTAACCGGTGAAGTCCCTCTGCTGGAGACCACGACAGCGGTACTCGGCAGCGTGGTCGAGCAGAAACAGATTCTCGAGTTGCCGCTCAACGGGCGCAGCTTCACCGAACTGGCCACCTTGCAGGCCGGCGCGGTGGTCTCGCAGACCGGCGGCGTCAGCGTCTCGCAGGGCTATGGTTCAAAGATCAGCATCGGCGGCGGACGATTCACGTCGAACCTCTTTATGCTGGACGGCACGGTGTTGAATGACAGCTACAACTCGGCTGGCTCGGCCGCGGGCGGCGTGGTCTCCGGCGTCGAGGCCATTCGCGAATTCAAGGTGATCACCAACGCCTACAGCGCCGAGTACGGCCAGCACACCGGAGGCGTGATCAATGCCATCTCGAAGAGCGGCACGAACAACTTTCACGGCTCGGTGTACGACTTCCTCCGCAACGACAATCTCGACGCGCCGCGCTGGGAAGACAACGCCTTCAACCGCGGCGAGAAGCCGGAGTTCCGCCGCAATCAGTTCGGCGCAGCCATCGGCGGACCGATCAAGCATGACCAGACTTTCTTTTTTGCCAACTATGAGGGACTGCGCTCCAACCTCGGCAACATCTCCATTGTCGGCGTGCCCGATGCTCAGGCCCGGGCAGGCATTTTTAACGGCCAGAATTATGCTGGTACGGCGGGCTTCGCGGTGGTCAAGCCGTTGATTGATAAGCTGTGGCCGTTGCCTCCGGGAACCGGGCGTCCAGCGGCAGCCGGCGTGGTGGAATTTACACGCGTGGAAGATCAACCCTCCGAGCAGAATTACCTGACCGGCCGCGTGGATCACAAGCTGTCCGACAACGACTCCATCTTTGGCCGCTACACGGTTGACCGCGGCAGCACGCAGCCGTATGCCAGCATGAACGCCTTCTTCAACCAGTCCACGAGAAATCAATTCGTAACTTTCCAGTACGACAAGGTGGTCTCGCCCACGGTTCTAAACACCGTGAATCTCGGCTACACGCGCGCCCACACGGCCAGTCTTGGATTGATTGCGCCGGGCTTTGATCGCGTCAGCTTTACTGATTCCCCGTTCGGCATCGGCGTGGTTACTGTGGCCGGCGGCGTCCGCTCCACCGGCAGCGGCAACAGCGATCCGCGCACCTTCATTCTGAACAATTATCAGGTGAAGGACGACCTGAGCTGGTCGCACGGCAGCCACTCGATGAAAGTTGGATTCAGCGTCTCGCGGCTGGTGCACAATGACAATGCGCCGCGCCAGCCCTCCGGACAGTTTGATTTCCCCAACATGTCCGCGTTGCTGCGCAATGAGCCCAGTAACGCGCTGATCACTTTTAACGAAGACGCTTCGCGCTACATCCGCCAGAATGTCCTCGGCGCGTACTTCCAGGATGATATGCAGTTGAGTCCCACGCTGATGCTGAATACCGGCGTCCGCTGGGAGGCCTTCAGCCTGCCCCGCGAGCTTCGTGGCAAAGGGCACATCGCGCTGGAAGACAATTTCTACGCGCTGAATGCCGCCGGCACAAACGCTTTCGGACCGAGTGACATCGCCATCCAGAATTCGAACTTCACCTCCAACCCGTCGCTGAACAGCTTTTCGCCGCGCATCGGCCTGGCCTGGACACCCGGCAACGGCAAGACCACTTTCCGCGCCGGCACCGGCTTCTTCTTCGAGCCGCTGGTTTACTGGACCTATCGCATCACCATCCTGACCACCGCGCCTCTGGCCATCGAGAACCGCTTCCAGGATACCGACAGCACCAACGCCACCACTCCGGCGCTGGGCGGCGGCGCGGCGCTGATCGATTTCCCCAACGCCTACTTCTCGCAGAGGGCCGCCATTCAAGGCTCGTTGGCCGAACCGCGCTACGAATCCATTGACCCGACGCCGAATCATCCCTATTCCATCAAGTACAGCTTTGACATTCAGCATCAGTTGAGCAACTCGTTCCTGCTGCGCGTCGGCTATTCGGGCACGCACGGAGTGCATCAGGGCATCGTCTATGAGAACAACGGACGCCGCC encodes:
- a CDS encoding TonB-dependent receptor, encoding MRIEFRTAPKGGNMRHRINVLRVINVLRRGASALLLTALATALFSMSPAYSQSTTANVLGVVTDDSGAVVPGANVVATNTQTGASRAAVTDTAGRYRLPGLQVGEYRVDASFAGFKTVTRSGITLVIGQDAVVDIALQVGAVTEMVEVTGEVPLLETTTAVLGSVVEQKQILELPLNGRSFTELATLQAGAVVSQTGGVSVSQGYGSKISIGGGRFTSNLFMLDGTVLNDSYNSAGSAAGGVVSGVEAIREFKVITNAYSAEYGQHTGGVINAISKSGTNNFHGSVYDFLRNDNLDAPRWEDNAFNRGEKPEFRRNQFGAAIGGPIKHDQTFFFANYEGLRSNLGNISIVGVPDAQARAGIFNGQNYAGTAGFAVVKPLIDKLWPLPPGTGRPAAAGVVEFTRVEDQPSEQNYLTGRVDHKLSDNDSIFGRYTVDRGSTQPYASMNAFFNQSTRNQFVTFQYDKVVSPTVLNTVNLGYTRAHTASLGLIAPGFDRVSFTDSPFGIGVVTVAGGVRSTGSGNSDPRTFILNNYQVKDDLSWSHGSHSMKVGFSVSRLVHNDNAPRQPSGQFDFPNMSALLRNEPSNALITFNEDASRYIRQNVLGAYFQDDMQLSPTLMLNTGVRWEAFSLPRELRGKGHIALEDNFYALNAAGTNAFGPSDIAIQNSNFTSNPSLNSFSPRIGLAWTPGNGKTTFRAGTGFFFEPLVYWTYRITILTTAPLAIENRFQDTDSTNATTPALGGGAALIDFPNAYFSQRAAIQGSLAEPRYESIDPTPNHPYSIKYSFDIQHQLSNSFLLRVGYSGTHGVHQGIVYENNGRRPDIRNDGVLSFVGANANQNTRFGRSRHREFFGNQFYNSLRLETEQRVTRGLQFRMAYTWAKNIDDGTSITGGTDFDSDGAARYWTLRERGPSALDTRHAFTFNSVYQLPGENVGGVAGKVLGGWSLSGLMRLSSGQPITPVMGFDRSRTVVGTRYPSLASSADNNPTSGTSAGCGIIAPGTTLGTPDRWFDPCAFAMPANGFLGNLGRNTVSGPGIATVDLGLSKNFKLAMLGESGGLNFRGEFFNVLNRPNFDTPGVSLYNSVGATVNVPSILPNAARVTGTATSARQVQLALKLVF